CCCGCCGATGTTGGCGCCCACCACGAGGTTCCCGGGGGAGCCGAACTCCTCCGCCGCCTCGGAGGTGAGGGTGTAGATGTTCTTCATGATCTGGTGGAGCTTGCCGTCGGTCTCCTCGAACCCCCACGCCTCGCGCCCGGCGTTCTGCTGCATCTCGAGCGCCGAGGTCGCCACGCCGCCCGCGTTGGCCGCCTTGGCCGGCCCGAAGAGGACGCCCGCGCTCTGGAACACCTGGACTCCTTCCGGCGTGGTCGGCATGTTCGCCCCCTCGCCGACGGCGATGCAGCCGCCTTTCACCAGCTTCCGGGCGTCCTTCCCCGTCAGCTCGTTCTGGGTGGCGGAGGGCATCGCCACGTCGCACGGGATGTCCCAGATGTTCCCGCCCTGCACGTACTTCGCGTGCTTGTGGTAGTCGCAGTAGTCCTTGATCCGGCGGCGCTCCACTTCCTTGAGCGTCTTGATCGTCTCGAGGTTGAACCCCTTCTCGTCGACCACGTACCCGTTGCTGTCGCTCATCGCGATGACCTTGCCGCCGAGCTCGTGGACCTTCTCCAGCGTGTAGATGGCGACGTTGCCCGACCCGGAGACGACGACCTTCTTCCCCTTGAAGCCGTTCCTCTTCGCCTTGAGCATCTCCTCGACGAAGTAGGTGCAGCCGTACCCGGTGGCCTCGGTGCGGACCTGGCTGCCGCCGTAGACCAGCCCCTTGCCCGTGAGGACGCCGGCCTCGAACTTGTTCGTGAGCCGCTTGTACTGGCCGAACAGGAAGCCGATCTCGC
This is a stretch of genomic DNA from Thermodesulfobacteriota bacterium. It encodes these proteins:
- the gdhA gene encoding NADP-specific glutamate dehydrogenase — protein: MPLLERVEAIYQDVVKRNPGEAEFHQAVKEVLESVGPVLVKYPEFAEAKIIERICEPERQTIFRVPWQDDRGQVQINRGFRVQFNSALGPYKGGLRFHPSVYLGIIKFLGFEQIFKNSLTGLPIGGAKGGSDFDPKGKSDGEVMRFCQSFMTELWRIIGEHTDVPAGDIGVGGREIGFLFGQYKRLTNKFEAGVLTGKGLVYGGSQVRTEATGYGCTYFVEEMLKAKRNGFKGKKVVVSGSGNVAIYTLEKVHELGGKVIAMSDSNGYVVDEKGFNLETIKTLKEVERRRIKDYCDYHKHAKYVQGGNIWDIPCDVAMPSATQNELTGKDARKLVKGGCIAVGEGANMPTTPEGVQVFQSAGVLFGPAKAANAGGVATSALEMQQNAGREAWGFEETDGKLHQIMKNIYTLTSEAAEEFGSPGNLVVGANIGGFIKVARAMIAHGLV